The Arachis hypogaea cultivar Tifrunner chromosome 19, arahy.Tifrunner.gnm2.J5K5, whole genome shotgun sequence genome has a window encoding:
- the LOC112777724 gene encoding putative FBD-associated F-box protein At5g56820 — MDMDRISLLPNSILCDILSYLPTKQAVSTSILSHRWRHVWKDLQVLDIEDIPFWSHRKWEEDRIDSCVNAILSQRNADYPIQKFRLTSYKNSEDLILPRLDAHIMLAWLDEDLILPWLDAVIGPHLHEFYLCIDLRRNIKLPESIFTCVSLKSLVLKRDIYLNYYPEFPNVYLPSLKNLELDFLSVNPSKLLSGCPVLEILKLTLRNTTREGFHVHEPTIQMPRTLKSLTFEDYTSFMEKIDVREIYTPFLEYLHIRTEAWANPGLQVSVINFPNMVEAHLDIFHERVEHGAWVLELFQALRETKLLALKYETTQCLFSAPAFEFPEFLRLLKLEVDLPCFNTNFFLNFLHNCHVLEALVIHILGYYSHPYNGPTPPTTVPNCVTSCLKSFEFREYQDSANEHEFIAYLLQRGLVLNTVTIHLKSNLDQETKCNIVRGLSAIPRGSTICQLTFIDENPI, encoded by the exons ATGGACATGGATAGGATCAGTTTGTTACCGAACTCTATCCTTTGCGACATTCTCTCATACCTTCCCACAAAACAAGCTGTATCCACCAGCATCCTCTCTCACAGGTGGCGCCATGTTTGGAAGGATCTTCAAGTCCTTGACATAGAGGATATACCCTTTTGGTCTCATCGAAAATGGGAAGAAGATCGAATTGATTCATGTGTGAATGCTATTCTATCTCAGCGCAATGCAGATTACCCCATCCAAAAGTTTCGCCTCACTTCCTATAAAAATTCAGAGGATCTCATCTTACCAAGGCTTGATGCGCATATCATGTTAGCATGGCTTGATGAGGATCTCATCTTACCATGGCTCGATGCCGTCATTGGTCCCCATCTCCACGAATTCTATCTCTGCATTGATTTAAGGAGGAATATCAAGTTGCCTGAATCCATATTCACTTGTGTATCACTCAAGTCCCTTGTTTTGAAACGTgatatttatttgaattattatcCAGAGTTTCCAAATGTTTATCTGCCATCTCTCAAGAACCTAGAGTTGGATTTCCTCTCTGTGAACCCCAGCAAGCTTTTATCCGGCTGCCCTGTTCTTGAAATTCTTAAGCTCACTCTACGGAACACGACCCGAGAAGGTTTTCATGTTCATGAACCTACAATCCAGATGCCTCGCACATTGAAAAGTTTAACCTTTGAAGATTACACTAGCTTCATGGAAAAGATCGACGTTCGGGAAATATACACTCCATTTCTTGAATACCTGCATATCAGAACGGAGGCCTGGGCGAACCCTGGGCTACAGGTATCAGTTATCAATTTTCCCAACATGGTGGAGGCACATCTTGATATTTTTCATGAACGTGTTGAGCATGGGGCTTGGGTGCTCGAGCTTTTCCAGGCACTCCGCGAAACAAAATTGTTGGCATTGAAATATGAAACAACACAG TGCTTATTCAGTGCTCCTGCGTTCGAGTTTCCAGAATTTCTCCGTTTGCTCAAGCTAGAGGTTGATCTTCCATGTTTCAACACAAACTTCTTCCTAAACTTCCTTCATAATTGTCATGTACTTGAAGCTCTCGTAATTCATATTTTG GGATATTATTCTCACCCTTATAATGGGCCAACACCACCAACCACGGTTCCCAATTGTGTGACATCATGTCTCAAGAGTTTTGAGTTTAGAGAATATCAAGATTCTGCAAATGAGCATGAGTTTATTGCATATCTTTTACAAAGAGGACTTGTTTTGAATACAGTGACAATTCATCTTAAATCTAATTTGGACCAAGAGACAAAGTGCAATATTGTGAGGGGATTATCTGCTATACCGAGGGGTTCTACAATATGTCAGCTAACTTTCATTGACGAAAATCCTATTTAA